The following coding sequences are from one Lolium rigidum isolate FL_2022 chromosome 6, APGP_CSIRO_Lrig_0.1, whole genome shotgun sequence window:
- the LOC124661710 gene encoding uncharacterized protein LOC124661710 — MEPLELEDNGDHQPSLESSLDSGVIYDDTPICPRIGSEYQAEISKLSTEGEHRRFIMTSSHESMVLDYDHPGMIGPDISIMWASSEVHNEEILRRQHSSESEARASSQDEDTKLTSISPIQKDTSDHDSTDQDSHSVVPVDQMESGSNLAHGENFDSSSTQEGLNFTNKPLTQQGEIKQFTPLPGLSSSLWSGIEAECFLLGLYIFGKNLSLMSRFVGNKTVGNVLLYYYGKFYGGDAYKRWSDCRKARTRRCILGERIFTGSRQQEIISRLKSVILKESHDSLLEIFKSFNNGQTSLEDLVFSIKSIVGTEAFVEAVGIGKGKHDLTGFVQDPSKPNQVLSIHPDIPTGKDCSLLASEDIIKFLTGGFRISKTRSNDLFWEAVWPRLIARGWRSEQPKDVGPTKNCIVFLVPGIKKFSRSKLTKGTHYFDSVSDVLKRVAANPVLLELEVGGTDNGVTAEQNGNSTDINLSQDAPLDGYQELPKFTVIDTTLVHGEEPFRVRELRKLPPHANVRFGPSHYSHNTVSFSSSEEQDEDDQSADDQEVCQRVTADVNGAEMVSVCNEGKENQVDLLQYMSTAPSFSYPVNGHSSNGSSNKIDLACFFGPKRKTERRKYLSPVSKHRRLSSCSNDQTRRRSFSFSNGDGLVREKIKPLSTSSKPTVVDIGGNIQTKSIATCSTKEKPYKQVTVASNSRTNGRSKEKKNVSNLNKDKSFECKGSAIPKVRSKIRTTKANFAQKGVQISSLVGQVKPETALDDKPSTKVCVASLDNHGHMKTEEALSVLNSDWVPDVSEATGGPTIPQRNLASLVNSRRHGTRNRAPTAKALEAVALGLLGGKRKDEPKSPGTSRPRKRAHKSWVYAPTNSDTDKSSMEVDAQL; from the exons ATGGAGCCACTTGAACTCGAAGACAATGGTGATCACCAACCATCTTTAGAATCTTCCCTTGATTCAGGTGTGATATATGACGACACACCTATATGTCCACGCATTGGAAGTGAGTACCAGGCAGAAATCTCCAAACTGTCCACAGAGGGTGAGCACCGTCGGTTCATCATGACCAGCTCACATGAAAGCATGGTACTTGATTATGATCACCCTGGTATGATTGGGCCAGATATATCAATTATGTGGGCATCAAGTGAAGTCCATAACGAGGAGATACTACGAAGGCAGCATTCTTCAGAAAGTGAAGCAAGAGCCAGCAGCCAGGATGAGGATACTAAGCTGACCTCAATTTCTCCAATCCAAAAAGATACAAGTGACCATGATTCAACAGACCAGGATTCACATTCAGTGGTGCCCGTTGATCAGATGGAGTCTGGCAGCAATCTAGCACATGGTGAGAACTTCGATTCCTCTTCTACTCAAGAAGGTCTCAACTTTACCAATAAGCCGTTGACACAGCAAGGGGAAATCAAGCAATTTACTCCACTGCCTGGTTTATCCAGTTCCCTTTGGAGTGGTATTGAGGCAGAATGTTTTCTTCTTGGGCTATACATTTTTGGCAAAAATCTAAGCCTGATGAGCAGGTTCGTTGGTAATAAGACTGTTGGTAATGTGCTCTTGTACTACTACGGAAAGTTCTACGGAGGAGATGCGTATAAAAGATGGTCGGACTGCAGAAAAGCAAGAACTAGGAGATGCATTCTTGGAGAGCGCATCTTTACAGGTTCTCGTCAGCAGGAGATTATATCTCGTCTGAAATCTGTAATCCTCAAAGAATCTCATGATTCACTACTCGAG ATCTTCAAATCTTTTAACAACGGACAGACATCTTTAGAGGATCTGGTCTTTTCTATAAAATCCATTGTTGGAACAGAAGCTTTTGTGGAGGCTGTTGGAATTGGTAAAGGGAAGCATGATTTGACTGGATTTGTTCAGGATCCATCTAAGCCAAACCAAGTTCTTTCTATTCACCCTGACATACCTACAGGCAAAGATTGTTCCTTGCTTGCTTCGGAAGATATAATCAAGTTTTTAACAGGTGGTTTCAGAATAAGCAAGACAAGATCAAATGATCTTTTCTGGGAAGCTGTGTGGCCCCGTTTGATTGCAAGAGGGTGGCGTTCAGAGCAGCCCAAAGATGTCGGGCCAACTAAGAATTGCATTGTGTTTCTTGTGCCAGGTATCAAAAAGTTCTCAAGAAGTAAACTCACTAAAGGTACTCATTATTTTGATTCTGTGAGTGATGTCCTTAAACGAGTGGCAGCGAATCCCGTTCTTCTTGAGCTAGAGGTTGGTGGAACGGATAATGGTGTTACTGCGGAGCAAAATGGAAATTCCACAGACATAAATCTGAGCCAAGATGCTCCTTTGGATGGCTACCAAGAGCTTCCAAAATTCACAGTTATCGATACCACCTTGGTCCATGGGGAAGAGCCATTCAGAGTCAGGGAGCTGAGGAAATTACCACCTCATGCAAATGTTCGTTTTGGCCCTTCACATTATTCTCATAATACTGTGAGTTTCAGTTCCTCGGAGGAGCAAGATGAGGATGATCAATCAGCAGATGACCAGGAAGTTTGTCAACGAGTTACAGCTGATGTGAATGGCGCTGAAATGGTTTCGGTGTGCAATGAAGGCAAAGAAAACCAAGTTGATTTATTGCAGTACATGTCCACTGCACCATCCTTTAGTTATCCAGTCAATGGCCATTCTTCTAATGGCAGTAGTAACAAAATTGATTTGGCATGCTTCTTTGGCCCCAAAAGAAAAACTGAAAGGCGCAAGTACTTATCCCCAGTGTCAAAGCACAGAAGATTATCCAGCTGTAGCAATGATCAGACCCGTCGGCGCAGCTTTTCTTTCTCGAATGGAGATGGTTTAGTGAGAGAGAAAATCAAGCCACTGTCGACTTCGTCAAAACCAACTGTTGTCGATATTGGTGGTAATATTCAGACCAAATCAATTGCAACAtgttccacgaaggagaagccataTAAGCAGGTAACCGTTGCTTCAAACTCTCGTACCAATGGAAGGTCAAAGGAGAAGAAGAATGTGTCCAATTTAAATAAGGACAAGTCTTTTGAGTGCAAGGGCTCGGCGATTCCTAAAGTTCGTTCAAAGATCAGAACCACTAAGGCAAATTTTGCCCAAAAAGGGGTGCAGATTAGTAGTTTGGTTGGTCAGGTTAAACCGGAGACAGCGCTAGATGATAAGCCAAGCACAAAGGTATGTGTCGCTTCATTAGACAACCATGGTCACATGAAGACTGAGGAAGCTCTCTCCGTTTTGAACAGTGATTGGGTCCCTGATGTTTCAGAGGCAACAGGAGGACCTACTATCCCACAACGTAATCTGGCTTCACTGGTGAATTCTCGGAGGCACGGAACCAGGAACAGAGCTCCCACAGCAAAAGCTTTGGAAGCGGTTGCCTTGGGACTCCTTGGAGGAAAGCGCAAGGATGAACCAAAAAGCCCAGGGACAAGCAGGCCTCGCAAGAGAGCTCACAAATCCTGGGTTTATGCGCCTACAAATAGTGACACAGACAAGTCGAGCATGGAGGTTGATGCGCAACTGTGA